One genomic region from Equus asinus isolate D_3611 breed Donkey chromosome 10, EquAss-T2T_v2, whole genome shotgun sequence encodes:
- the NPDC1 gene encoding neural proliferation differentiation and control protein 1 isoform X2, whose product MATPVPPPSPRHLRLLRLLLSGLVLGAALRGAAAGRPDVAACPGSLDCALKRRARCPPGAHICGPCLQPFQEDHQGLCVPRMRRPPAEGPPQPRLEDEIDFLARELARQEAGPSRLTAPPQLGARQRLPEPAATLGLSERGQGPDLGLPSTRGAPAPTPHTSLGTPVSSGPVHMAPLEPRGERGDGLALVLVVVCSVAGAAAFAVAALCWCRLQRDARLTQKADYAAPPAPGSPAAPGISPGDQRLAHSAEMYHYQHQRQQMRCLERHKEPPKELDSASSDEEDEDGDFTVYECPGLAPTGEMEVRNPLFDHSSLSAPPPSLSEPPQQ is encoded by the exons ATGGCGACGCCCGTCCCTCCGCCCTCCCCGCGGCACCTGCGGCTGCTGCGACTGCTGCTCTCCGGCCTCGTCCTCGGCGCGGCCCTGCGCGGTGCCGCCGCCGGCCGCCCGG ATGTGGCCGCCTGTCCTGGGAGTCTGGATTGTGCCCTGAAGAGGCGGGCACGGTGCCCCCCGGGTGCACACATCTGTGGGCCCTGCCTTCAGCCCTTCCAGGAGGACCATCAAGGGCTCTGCGTGCCCAGGATGCGCCGGCCTCCGG CCGAGGGCCCACCCCAGCCCAGACTGGAAGATGAGATCGACTTCCTGGCCCGGGAGCTAGCCCGGCAGGAGGCGGGGCCCTCGAGGCTCACGGCCCCGCCCCAGCTTGGGGCGCGACAGCGGCTCCCGGAGCCTG CAGCCACCCTGGGGCTCTCAGAGCGCGGCCAGGGCCCCGACCTGGGCCTCCCGTCCACTCGGGGAGCCCCCGCTCCCACGCCCCACACCTCCTTGGGCACCCCCGTGTCATCTGGGCCGGTGCACATGGCCCCCCTGGAGCCCCGGGGCGAGCGCGGTGACGGCCTCGCCCTCG TGCTGGTCGTGGTGTGCTCCGTGGCCGGCGCCGCCGCCTTCGCCGTGGCCGCTCTTTGCTGGTGCAG GCTGCAGCGGGACGCCCGCCTGACTCAGAAGGCTGACTACGCGGCTCCGCCGGCGCCCGGCTCCCCGGCAGCGCCCGGGATCTCG CCCGGGGACCAGCGGCTGGCCCACAGCGCCGAGATGTACCACTACCAGCACCAGAGGCAGCAGATGCGGTGCCTGGAGCG GCATAAAGAGCCGCCCAAGGAGCTGGACTCGGCTTCCTCGGACGAGGAGGACGAAGACGGCGACTTCACGGTGTACGAGTGCCCGGGCCTGGCCCCG ACCGGAGAGATGGAGGTGCGGAACCCGCTGTTCGACCACTCCTCGCTGTCGGCGCCCCCGCCGTCGCTGTCCGAGCCCCCGCAGCAGTGA
- the NPDC1 gene encoding neural proliferation differentiation and control protein 1 isoform X1 codes for MATPVPPPSPRHLRLLRLLLSGLVLGAALRGAAAGRPDVAACPGSLDCALKRRARCPPGAHICGPCLQPFQEDHQGLCVPRMRRPPAEGPPQPRLEDEIDFLARELARQEAGPSRLTAPPQLGARQRLPEPAATLGLSERGQGPDLGLPSTRGAPAPTPHTSLGTPVSSGPVHMAPLEPRGERGDGLALVLVVVCSVAGAAAFAVAALCWCRLQRDARLTQKADYAAPPAPGSPAAPGISQPGDQRLAHSAEMYHYQHQRQQMRCLERHKEPPKELDSASSDEEDEDGDFTVYECPGLAPTGEMEVRNPLFDHSSLSAPPPSLSEPPQQ; via the exons ATGGCGACGCCCGTCCCTCCGCCCTCCCCGCGGCACCTGCGGCTGCTGCGACTGCTGCTCTCCGGCCTCGTCCTCGGCGCGGCCCTGCGCGGTGCCGCCGCCGGCCGCCCGG ATGTGGCCGCCTGTCCTGGGAGTCTGGATTGTGCCCTGAAGAGGCGGGCACGGTGCCCCCCGGGTGCACACATCTGTGGGCCCTGCCTTCAGCCCTTCCAGGAGGACCATCAAGGGCTCTGCGTGCCCAGGATGCGCCGGCCTCCGG CCGAGGGCCCACCCCAGCCCAGACTGGAAGATGAGATCGACTTCCTGGCCCGGGAGCTAGCCCGGCAGGAGGCGGGGCCCTCGAGGCTCACGGCCCCGCCCCAGCTTGGGGCGCGACAGCGGCTCCCGGAGCCTG CAGCCACCCTGGGGCTCTCAGAGCGCGGCCAGGGCCCCGACCTGGGCCTCCCGTCCACTCGGGGAGCCCCCGCTCCCACGCCCCACACCTCCTTGGGCACCCCCGTGTCATCTGGGCCGGTGCACATGGCCCCCCTGGAGCCCCGGGGCGAGCGCGGTGACGGCCTCGCCCTCG TGCTGGTCGTGGTGTGCTCCGTGGCCGGCGCCGCCGCCTTCGCCGTGGCCGCTCTTTGCTGGTGCAG GCTGCAGCGGGACGCCCGCCTGACTCAGAAGGCTGACTACGCGGCTCCGCCGGCGCCCGGCTCCCCGGCAGCGCCCGGGATCTCG CAGCCCGGGGACCAGCGGCTGGCCCACAGCGCCGAGATGTACCACTACCAGCACCAGAGGCAGCAGATGCGGTGCCTGGAGCG GCATAAAGAGCCGCCCAAGGAGCTGGACTCGGCTTCCTCGGACGAGGAGGACGAAGACGGCGACTTCACGGTGTACGAGTGCCCGGGCCTGGCCCCG ACCGGAGAGATGGAGGTGCGGAACCCGCTGTTCGACCACTCCTCGCTGTCGGCGCCCCCGCCGTCGCTGTCCGAGCCCCCGCAGCAGTGA
- the FUT7 gene encoding alpha-(1,3)-fucosyltransferase 7 — MAVSVWSLGNPELGGWGLWLSPRRQPLFAWHGPTQRLRALVSLAGVALLMALWLLWLLQSSPGGAPMPQPTLTILIWHWPFTYPPPELPSNTCTSYGVARCHLSTNRSLLATADAVVFHHRELRDGRIRLPLAERPRGQPWVWASMESPSNSHGVSDFRGIFNWVLSYRRDSDIFVPYGRLEPREGPAPPLPPKDRVAAWVVSNFRERQRRVQLYRQLAPHLQVDVFGRANRRPLCASCLLPTVSRYRFYLSFENSQHRDYITEKLWRNALAAGAVPVVLGPPRATYEAFVPPDAFVHVDDFGSARELAAFLTGMNESSYRRYFAWRDRLRVRLVEDWRERFCAICARYPHLPRSQVYQDLQGWFQS, encoded by the coding sequence ATGGCGGTGAGTGTCTGGTCCTTAGGGAACCCCGAGCTGGGAGGATGGGGCCTGTGGTTGAGCCCGAGGAGACAGCCTCTCTTCGCATGGCACGGCCCCACCCAGAGGCTTCGGGCCTTGGTGAGCCTGGCCGGGGTGGCCCTGCTCATGGCCCTTTGGCTCCTGTGGCTACTCCAATCCTCCCCTGGGGGAGCCCCGATGCCCCAGCCCACACTCACCATCCTCATCTGGCACTGGCCCTTCACCTACCCGCCCCCGGAGCTGCCCAGCAACACCTGTACCAGCTACGGCGTGGCCCGCTGCCACCTGAGCACCAACCGCAGCCTGCTGGCCACCGCCGACGCCGTGGTCTTCCACCACCGCGAGCTACGGGACGGGCGGATCCGCCTGCCCCTGGCCGAACGGCCACGCGGGCAGCCCTGGGTGTGGGCCTCCATGGAGTCACCCAGCAACAGCCATGGCGTCAGTGACTTCCGCGGCATCTTCAACTGGGTGCTGAGTTACCGGCGTGACTCTGACATCTTTGTGCCCTACGGGCGCCTGGAGCCCCGAGAGGGGCCCGCGCCACCCCTGCCGCCCAAGGACAGGGTGGCCGCCTGGGTGGTCAGCAACTTCCGGGAGCGGCAGCGGCGCGTGCAGCTGTACCGGCAGCTGGCGCCTCACCTGCAGGTGGACGTGTTCGGCCGCGCCAACAGGCGACCGCTGTGCGCCAGCTGCCTGCTGCCCACGGTGTCGCGGTACCGCTTCTACCTGTCCTTCGAGAACTCCCAGCACCGGGACTACATCACAGAGAAGTTGTGGCGCAACGCGCTGGCGGCTGGGGCCGTGCCCGTGGTGCTGGGGCCCCCGAGGGCCACCTATGAGGCCTTCGTGCCGCCGGATGCCTTCGTGCACGTGGACGACTTCGGCTCGGCCCGCGAGCTGGCCGCCTTCCTCACCGGCATGAACGAGAGCTCCTATCGGCGCTACTTTGCCTGGCGAGACCGGCTCCGCGTGCGGCTGGTCGAAGACTGGCGGGAGCGCTTCTGCGCCATCTGTGCCCGTTACCCCCATCTGCCCCGCAGCCAGGTCTACCAGGACCTCCAGGGCTGGTTCCAGTCCTGA